A genomic window from Chaetodon auriga isolate fChaAug3 chromosome 13, fChaAug3.hap1, whole genome shotgun sequence includes:
- the bcl9 gene encoding B-cell CLL/lymphoma 9 protein: MLEVQEERPAAAGTAATHFSKKERGKKEREEAKDSRANLSNIGNPVPGSRNVRAKAPLSHTGSPHQLITPPCSVVLGAPSMHSNRLKNSPSTNTQSPKPKTEAMVRSPPVMSPSTATQMDSKMPNQGKPGSTGSQSQPSPCDPKTLGAKGAQNVAGAMGLKNGQGLTSGPSSKVKVKRERSTSVESFEQPESGTPTSEEKDSSRVKRMCVAERRQPYSGADWCSGGESDEDDKGFFNCNSSDVKPQDSVTHSTSNAGLSRSSTPSHNTLGGQGSTTEPPTGQKPGSKLVYVFTTEMANKAADAVLTGHTENIIAFHMKNISNSKDKAHLLLNNAASTLRNDSKPPQQPPSHAQDQSHQPGSKPSLPGMAEPAPPQPSNQGNQSGVLPQEGSSSAGMESKNLPGSSPSNTTAPVDQAPVTQPEAGLNPPTVGEGGQGGGSGGAGLTPQQQQQQQQLAQELLNMEANTEGLSQEQLEHRQRSLQTLRDIQRMLFPDDRDAPPGPPQPHGGPHDGGPDGAPRRSEQGPLQAMMAQSQSLGPPGGPGGPRPQGPPFGPPHGPRDMPPFPQDEMGAHMGGPGGCGEGDQMTPEQVAWLKLQQEFYEEKRKKQEMQHRPLPPDMMMHPHGPRGMMRGPPPPYQMGPGEMWGGPGGPPEHYQERMGMGPGPRGMPPHMQRMPGFSSMMNPEMEGPPRPGMGWPDDMPPRMGDARGFPGGPGAMFAGPGGRGERFPNPQSVQEAMFHQGMGGEKGLPPAMMMDMQRMMGHQRGGMEPGNGMGIFPRMPGDGPMSPSSRLQGMGGREMGPEFGMGPGPGPGPHMHPSKLRDPSMNMSPDEMMRMRGGGGPPMENMGPQGRPMQGPPFPEQTQPGDFPMGPGRPFPGGPGGMRGPHGEQAFGPEHRSTPTGGNGRINHLPSAGGPSQGQRGRKPADLNVQAGGGNSPSVNPLKSPPLRQVQSPMMGSPSGNLKSPQTPSQLAGMLTGPTGPSAPPAPPASAPMKSPHSMMGSAGASPVHMRSPSLPNPSPGWASSPKPPMQSPGVPPQGGKPPLSITSPNMMGGMEQGGNGPPSAPPSSGAPSGSMSLPGNVPSGSPYTIPPEPTLSQNPLSIMMSRMSKFAMPSSTPLYHDAIKTVASSDDDSPPARSPNLPSVNNNGMAMNHQGNPRMMGPGNAGPMSALSPLGMNPMGSQPLSHGMPPQMPSPNAPNMGPGMMPHGMMIPPNPQDPGMGNPQMMPQGRMGYPHRSQAYPLTQSPSQQGPFSPHNGPGPQGFPGHPMGFQGEGGPMGGRMGNMPHGGGGDGGMCKPNTPGGPEFNNMQGGFSDADLHEVMRPGASGIPEFDLSRIIPSEKPSQTLSYFPRGGGDNAGVKPPHPSGFPMQGMMGDGPPRMGMSMQGMGGMPGGPGGGMGPQDMPMGNPGHNSMRPPGFMGQGMMGPQHRMMSPGGPGGMMQGRQMAHPGPGGSPNMMMSLQGMGGPPQQTMMMGGQMRPRDMDMGFSPGPGMF; the protein is encoded by the exons ATGTTGGAGGTCCAAGAGGAGAGGCCAGCGGCGGCAGGTACAGCAGCGACACATTTCAGTAAGAAGGAGCGAGGGAagaaagagcgagaggaggCCAAGGACAGTCGAGCAAACCTCTCGAACATTGGGAATCCTGTTCCTGGCTCCAGGAACGTGCGCGCAAAAGCGCCGCTTTCGCACACAGGCAGTCCTCACCAGCTCATCACTCCACCCTGTTCTGTAGTCCTGGGAGCCCCATCAATGCACTCCAATAGGCTAAAGAACTCCCCGTCCACCAACACACAGAG cccTAAACCTAAGACGGAGGCTATGGTACGCTCACCTCCCGTCATGTCCCCCTCCACTGCCACCCAGATGGACTCTAAAATGCCCAATCAGGGTAAACCAGGGAGCActggcagccaatcacagccctcACCCTGTGACCCCAAGACCCTGGGTGCCAAGGGGGCTCAGAATGTGGCAGGGGCAATGGGGTTGAAGAATGGCCAGGGCCTGACCTCTGGCCCAAGCTCCAAGGTTAAAGTCAAAAGGGAGAGAAGCACCTCGGTGGAGTCGTTTGAACAGCCAGAGAGCGGCACACCCACTAGTGAGGAAAAAG acagcagcagggtgaagaggatgtgtgtggcagagaggaggcagccGTATAGCGGAGCTGACTGGTGCTCTGGGGGAGAAAGTGACGAAGATGACAAAGGATTCTTCA ACTGCAACTCCAGTGACGTGAAGCCCCAGGACTCAGTCACACATTCTACCTCCAATGCCGGACTCAGTCGCTCCTCCACACCTTCCCACAATACCCTGGGAGGTCAAGGCTCCACAACAGAACCTCCTACTGGTCAGAAACCAGGCTCAAAACTCGTCTATGTCTTCACCACAGAGATGGCCAACAA GGCAGCTGATGCAGTTCTAACTGGCCATACAGAAAACATCATTGCCTTCCACATGAAAAACATCTCCAACAGCAAGGACAAAGCTCACCTCCTCCtg AACAATGCAGCAAGCACCCTCCGAAATGACTCCAAGCCTCCCCAGCAACCGCCTTCCCATGCCCAAGATCAGAGCCACCAGCCTGGATCCAAGCCGTCCTTACCTGGCATGGCAGAGCCAGCCCCACCCCAGCCTTCAAACCAAGGGAACCAGTCTGGTGTTCTTCCGCAGGAAGGGTCATCCTCTGCAGGCATGGAATCCAAAAATCTTCCTGGCAGTAGCCCCAGTAACACTACTGCCCCAGTTGACCAGGCCCCTGTCACCCAACCTGAGGCTGGCCTCAACCCTCCAACAGTAGGTGAAGGAGGGCAGGGTGGAGGCTCTGGTGGAGCAGGTCTgacacctcagcagcagcaacaacagcagcaactgGCCCAGGAGCTGTTGAACATGGAGGCCAACACAGAGGGTTTGTCCCAAGAGCAGTTGGAGCATCGACAGCGCTCTCTGCAGACGTTGCGGGATATTCAGCGCATGCTTTTCCCTGATGATCGTGATGCCCCACCTGGGCCCCCACAGCCCCATGGTGGACCCCATGATGGAGGCCCTGATGGTGCACCCCGCAGATCTGAGCAGGGCCCCCTTCAGGCTATGATGGCGCAGTCTCAGAGTCTTGGACCACCAGGTGGGCCAGGGGGACCTCGTCCACAAGGTCCACCCTTTGGCCCACCCCATGGTCCCAGGGACATGCCCCCATTTCCACAAGATGAAATGGGTGCACACATGGGGGGGCCTGGGGGCTGTGGAGAAGGAGATCAGATGACCCCAGAACAAGTGGCTTggttgaagctgcagcaggagttttatgaggagaagaggaagaaacaagaAATGCAACACCGGCCACTTCCTCCAGACATGATGATGCACCCCCACGGTCCACGTGGCATGATGCGAGGGCCCCCGCCTCCCTATCAGATGGGCCCAGGAGAGATGTGGGGAGGACCAGGGGGGCCACCAGAGCACTACCAGGAGCGCATGGGCATGGGCCCTGGCCCCAGGGGTATGCCCCCACATATGCAGCGAATGCCTGGCTTCTCTAGTATGATGAATCCTGAAATGGAGGGACCCCCAAGGCCTGGAATGGGCTGGCCTGACGACATGCCTCCCCGTATGGGAGATGCACGAGGATTCCCTGGAGGACCCGGAGCAATGTTTGCTGGTCCAGGGGGTCGTGGTGAGCGTTTCCCAAATCCTCAGTCAGTCCAAGAAGCAATGTTCCACCAAGGTATGGGTGGAGAGAAGGGCCTCCCTCCTGCAATGATGATGGACATGCAAAGGATGATGGGGCACCAAAGAGGTGGAATGGAACCTGGTAATGGTATGGGtatatttcccagaatgcctggTGATGGTCCCATGAGTCCATCTTCGAGGCTCCAGGGAATGGGAGGCAGGGAAATGGGGCCTGAGTTTGGCATGGGACCTGGCCCTGGGCCGGGACCTCATATGCACCCTTCCAAACTACGAGATCCCAGCATGAATATGAGTCCTGACGAGATGATGAGaatgagaggaggtggaggacctCCAATGGAGAACATGGGCCCTCAAGGCAGGCCCATGCAGGGGCCTCCCTTCCCTGAACAGACACAGCCAGGAGACTTTCCTATGGGGCCTGGGCGGCCCTTCCCAGGGGGACCTGGAGGAATGAGGGGTCCACATGGAGAGCAAGCCTTTGGTCCAGAGCACAGATCTACACCAACAGGAGGTAATGGTCGTATTAACCACCTCCCCTCTGCAGGTGGCCCTTCACAAGGTCAAAGGGGCCGCAAGCCAGCAGATCTGAATGTCCAAGCAGGAGGAGGGAACTCTCCCAGTGTCAACCCACTTAAGTCCCCTCCTCTAAGGCAAGTGCAGTCCCCCATGATGGGCTCTCCTTCTGGAAACCTTAAATCCCCTCAGACACCGTCCCAGCTGGCTGGCATGCTCACTGGTCCCACAGGCCCCAGTgcccctccagctcctccagcttcgGCACCAATGAAGTCCCCCCACTCCATGATGGGATCAGCTGGTGCCTCTCCTGTTCATATGAGGTCTCCCTCTCTTCCTAACCCATCCCCAGGATGGGCTTCCTCACCAAAACCACCCATGCAGAGTCCTGGAGTACCACCTCAGGGTGGTAAGCCTCCTCTCAGTATCACCTCACCAAACATGATGGGGGGAATGGAGCAAG GTGGGAATGGCCCTCCCTCAGCCCCTCCTTCATCAGGGGCTCCATCTGGCTCCATGTCCCTCCCAGGCAACGTCCCGTCTGGCAGTCCGTACACCATACCCCCTGAGCCAACTCTATCCCAGAACCCTCTCTCCATCATGATGTCACGCATGTCCAAGTTTGCAATGCCCAGCTCCACCCCACTCTACCATGATGCCATAAAGACTGTTGCCAGCTCTGATGACGATTCGCCCCCGGCTCGCTCCCCTAACCTGCCATCAGTGAACAATAATG GTATGGCAATGAATCACCAAGGCAATCCACGTATGATGGGACCTGGAAACGCTGGACCCATGTCTGCCCTCAGCCCTCTGGGTATGAATCCAATGGGATCTCAGCCCCTCTCCCATGGCATGCCCCCACAGATGCCCTCTCCCAATGCCCCTAATATGGGCCCAGGCATGATGCCTCATGGCATGATGATACCACCAAATCCACAAGACCCTGGTATGGGAAACCCTCAAATGATGCCCCAGGGTCGCATGGGCTACCCTCACCGAAGCCAGGCATACCCCCTCACCCAGTCCCCGTCCCAGCAAGGTCCTTTCTCCCCGCACAACGGTCCTGGTCCCCAAGGTTTCCCTGGCCATCCCATGGGCttccagggagagggagggcCTATGGGAGGACGGATGGGTAATATGCCTCATGGGGGAGGGGGTGATGGTGGTATGTGCAAACCCAATACCCCTGGAGGGCCAGAGTTCAACAACATGCAAGGTGGATTCAGCGATGCAGACCTTCATGAGGTGATGCGGCCGGGAGCATCCGGCATTCCTGAGTTCGACCTGTCCAGGATAATCCCATCAGAGAAGCCCAGTCAGACTCTGTCTTACTTTCCCCGAGGTGGAGGAGACAATGCTGGGGTAAAACCACCACACCCCTCTGGCTTCCCCATGCAGGGCATGATGGGCGACGGTCCACCAAGAATGGGGATGTCCATGCAGGGGATGGGGG